One Candidatus Binatia bacterium DNA window includes the following coding sequences:
- a CDS encoding VWA domain-containing protein, with amino-acid sequence MSPVGFSYLLSHPESASVDLEIPLLVLLLLAIPLFFLGARGRRTTLAAVLRAGAWSCLVAALAGLRFAVALPEQRMTIVGVVDVSESVGEAGRAWARSVLDRVAAALAPGDEFGLVTFAADPFLARVPSPPEPVRSLPVASSRGATNIAAGLDAALALLPPDTAHRLVLVTDGYETRGNVLRALARARELEAPVYVLSPPPSSEPDVFVESVETPAFVPLGFPFETRILVSGASSRREARLVVRSDGVPIHEAPIVLEKEKEWWVFPTRFDSAGSHTLEVEVHLDEDALPSNNRRSAVVTVGERPRALLVGESSSPLRSWIAGAGFQVRSVRPAEAPRRLPEVSGYHLVVFENVSRGAVPPETPGVLERYVREFGGGLLFLGGKKTFGDEGWKESPLASALPLTFEPQANRPKARLPLALMVLVDRSNSMGYSAFPKPSGSFARRDPAESKLHYAKAAALAVIAQLKDTDHVGVIAFDSQSFPIAPLEPLRKNRGRLEELIPRLVEAGGTDFYDALESARVQLSRSPLPKKHVILLTDGDTNRNAADHEPLIAALAEAGIGVTTIRIGDDLVNVELLHRISARTGGRFYHVRDVRRLPRLLLADTRTVLRGREEPLAVRPEADLSHPLLAGLPVPFPALEGYAFTRRRTGADLLLRVPSEERPIPLLAVWQYGLGRVGAVAASTASELREWGSWEANARFWSRLVRWAMALHVPGDFAVETLRREGKTYLRVRSLAPVAPGPLTARSGSEEILLAPVDLRVYEGRIEFPAEAVVLHYRDETGTVREVRRELPRIAAEPASEEFVVPRPNLELLRRIAEETGGKLDPTVREIVARERGTRRETVDLDFWLGACALVLFLADVGVRRLLPG; translated from the coding sequence GTGAGTCCCGTGGGTTTTTCCTACCTCCTCTCCCATCCCGAAAGCGCATCCGTCGACCTCGAAATCCCGCTTCTCGTTCTGCTCCTTCTCGCCATCCCCCTGTTTTTTCTCGGAGCCAGGGGACGGCGGACGACCCTGGCCGCGGTCCTCCGCGCGGGCGCCTGGTCGTGTCTCGTCGCCGCCCTCGCCGGGCTTCGGTTCGCGGTCGCACTTCCGGAGCAACGCATGACCATCGTCGGCGTCGTGGACGTCTCGGAAAGCGTGGGCGAGGCGGGAAGAGCCTGGGCCCGGTCCGTTCTCGACCGTGTGGCCGCGGCGCTCGCACCGGGGGACGAGTTCGGGCTCGTCACCTTCGCCGCCGATCCGTTCCTCGCCCGGGTCCCCTCGCCTCCCGAGCCCGTTCGCTCGCTCCCCGTGGCCTCGTCCCGCGGCGCGACGAACATCGCGGCCGGGCTCGACGCCGCGCTCGCTCTGCTGCCGCCCGACACGGCGCACAGGCTCGTGCTGGTGACCGACGGGTACGAAACGCGGGGAAACGTGCTGCGAGCTCTCGCCCGCGCGCGGGAGCTCGAGGCTCCGGTCTACGTCCTCTCCCCGCCTCCCTCTTCCGAGCCCGACGTCTTCGTGGAAAGCGTGGAAACCCCGGCTTTCGTCCCTCTCGGGTTTCCCTTCGAAACCCGCATCCTCGTCTCCGGTGCGTCGTCTCGGCGCGAAGCGAGACTCGTCGTGCGCTCCGACGGGGTACCGATCCACGAAGCGCCGATCGTGCTCGAAAAGGAAAAGGAGTGGTGGGTTTTCCCGACGAGGTTCGACTCCGCCGGATCCCACACGCTGGAGGTCGAAGTGCACCTGGACGAGGATGCCCTCCCCTCGAACAACCGCCGCTCGGCGGTGGTGACCGTAGGGGAGCGTCCCCGCGCTCTCCTGGTGGGGGAGTCGTCTTCGCCTCTCCGTTCCTGGATCGCGGGGGCCGGATTCCAGGTGCGGTCCGTCCGGCCGGCCGAGGCTCCCCGGCGGCTGCCGGAGGTCTCGGGCTACCATCTCGTCGTCTTCGAGAACGTTTCCCGCGGGGCAGTTCCGCCGGAAACTCCGGGCGTTCTCGAACGCTACGTCCGGGAGTTCGGCGGAGGGCTTCTTTTCCTCGGAGGGAAAAAGACGTTCGGCGACGAGGGGTGGAAAGAAAGCCCGCTCGCGAGCGCCCTTCCGCTCACGTTCGAGCCGCAAGCCAACCGCCCCAAGGCCCGACTCCCGCTCGCCCTCATGGTGCTCGTGGACCGCTCGAACAGCATGGGCTACAGCGCCTTTCCGAAACCGAGCGGCTCTTTCGCGCGCAGGGATCCGGCGGAGTCCAAGCTCCACTACGCGAAAGCGGCCGCGCTCGCGGTGATCGCCCAGCTCAAGGACACGGACCACGTGGGCGTGATCGCGTTCGACTCGCAGTCTTTTCCGATCGCACCGCTCGAGCCGCTCCGGAAAAACCGCGGCCGGCTCGAAGAGCTCATCCCCCGGCTCGTCGAGGCGGGAGGTACGGATTTCTACGACGCTCTGGAGTCCGCCCGCGTGCAACTCTCCCGCTCGCCCCTTCCGAAAAAACACGTGATTCTCCTCACCGACGGGGACACGAACCGGAACGCCGCCGACCACGAACCCCTGATCGCCGCACTGGCGGAGGCGGGGATCGGCGTCACGACCATCCGGATCGGAGACGACCTCGTGAACGTCGAGCTGCTCCACCGCATCTCGGCCAGGACAGGCGGTCGTTTCTACCACGTCCGGGACGTGCGGCGGCTGCCGAGGCTCCTGCTCGCCGACACGAGAACGGTCCTTCGAGGCCGGGAAGAGCCTCTTGCCGTGCGACCCGAGGCCGACCTCTCCCACCCTCTTCTCGCGGGTTTGCCCGTGCCCTTTCCCGCGCTCGAAGGGTACGCCTTCACCCGTCGAAGAACGGGTGCGGATCTCCTCCTTCGAGTGCCGTCCGAGGAGAGGCCGATTCCGCTGCTCGCCGTTTGGCAGTACGGACTCGGCCGCGTCGGCGCCGTCGCGGCTTCGACGGCCTCCGAACTGAGGGAGTGGGGGAGCTGGGAGGCGAACGCGCGTTTCTGGTCGCGGCTCGTCCGCTGGGCCATGGCTCTGCACGTCCCCGGGGACTTCGCCGTCGAGACCCTGAGGCGGGAAGGGAAAACCTACCTCAGGGTCCGGAGCCTCGCACCGGTCGCTCCGGGTCCCCTCACCGCCCGCTCGGGTTCCGAGGAAATCCTGCTCGCCCCCGTCGACCTCCGGGTTTACGAGGGACGAATCGAGTTTCCGGCCGAAGCCGTCGTGCTTCACTATCGGGACGAGACCGGTACCGTGCGAGAGGTGCGCCGCGAGCTCCCCCGGATCGCGGCCGAACCGGCTTCCGAGGAATTCGTCGTCCCGAGGCCCAACCTCGAACTCTTGCGGCGCATCGCCGAGGAGACGGGAGGGAAGCTCGACCCGACCGTCCGCGAGATCGTGGCCCGGGAACGGGGAACGCGCCGGGAAACGGTCGACCTCGATTTCTGGCTCGGTGCCTGTGCGCTCGTCCTCTTCTTGGCCGACGTGGGCGTCCGGAGGCTCCTGCCCGGCTGA
- the rsmH gene encoding ribosomal RNA small subunit methyltransferase H: protein MKDGPLSGEGRLHVPVLLREVVELLALPRGARAVDATFGAGGHARVLLEAVGPRGQVLAIERDPSLVERARGEFSREISSGRLVLFHGNFRELEIIARDAGFSRVEGILFDLGLSSYHLEAAGRGFSYERDEPLDLRFDPTEPGTEPAHALLRRLSAEELARLLALYGEERYARRIARKILGKAPVRTSAELARAVRAALPAPARRFADRSAARVFQALRIAVNDELRALEEALPRALGLLSRGGRLAVISFHSLEDRIVKRAFREAARRGEVAILTKKPVVASDEERRENPRSRSAKLRAVEKR, encoded by the coding sequence GTGAAGGACGGCCCTCTTTCCGGGGAGGGCCGTCTTCACGTCCCCGTTCTTTTACGGGAAGTCGTCGAGCTTCTGGCCCTTCCGCGGGGAGCGCGGGCCGTCGACGCCACGTTCGGTGCCGGGGGACACGCCCGCGTCCTCCTCGAAGCCGTGGGCCCCCGAGGACAGGTACTCGCGATCGAAAGGGACCCGTCGCTCGTCGAGAGGGCACGTGGGGAGTTCTCGCGAGAAATCTCGTCGGGCCGGCTCGTCCTTTTCCACGGGAATTTCCGGGAGCTCGAGATCATCGCCCGCGACGCCGGATTTTCTCGCGTCGAGGGAATCCTTTTCGACCTGGGGCTCTCCTCCTACCATCTCGAGGCGGCGGGTAGGGGGTTTTCCTACGAACGCGACGAGCCGCTCGATCTGCGCTTCGATCCCACGGAGCCCGGGACGGAACCTGCCCACGCGCTGCTCCGCCGCCTTTCCGCCGAAGAGCTCGCGAGGCTTCTTGCGCTCTACGGCGAGGAAAGATACGCGCGGCGCATCGCGCGGAAAATCCTCGGGAAGGCCCCGGTCCGCACGAGTGCGGAGCTCGCCCGGGCGGTGCGAGCGGCGCTCCCCGCGCCGGCACGACGCTTCGCCGACCGGAGCGCCGCGAGGGTTTTCCAGGCTTTACGAATCGCCGTCAACGACGAGCTCCGGGCCCTCGAGGAAGCTCTCCCACGGGCGCTCGGCCTTCTGTCGCGGGGCGGAAGGCTCGCCGTGATCTCGTTCCACTCGCTCGAGGACCGGATCGTGAAGCGGGCTTTTCGCGAAGCCGCCCGAAGAGGCGAGGTCGCGATCCTCACGAAAAAACCCGTCGTCGCCTCGGACGAAGAGCGTCGCGAGAATCCTCGGTCGAGAAGCGCCAAGTTGCGGGCGGTCGAGAAGCGGTAG
- a CDS encoding VWA domain-containing protein, with amino-acid sequence MGLGNPAALWLGSLVALLVLFYLLERLRRKVLVPSLVLWEHLEPDPLARRRFRPDWLFALQLAALLAVVGALGRPFFRGGASPPAPREILVLDASASMKAREGKSTRFEVAKRRAARIVQAWPPAAEGMLLLAGRVPEIRSGPTTDRAALLRSLREASAEDVPGDLSAAVALAARTRARATERTEIHVFTDLPLSSLPSSLRPLVNHHQLGSEQDNVAITGIEVFQAPFARPDDTRVFVEVRNFAYETRHGFLTLSVRGEPFWKTGFTLAPREASTFAAPSIPGGGILEARIESHDALPTDDAAYAWVEPSEPRTVLFVSEPTPLAPEILAIDRVLPGLFVEFVAPEDYPRRARLAHDAAIFHKVVPPKLSPGALYVFPSRDTEFFRVHGTVTVTGLPERDPRHELSPLLPGVPSFRSSLVTRVEAPPDARPIFRLPSGGQKLPLAFTVRRNRERIACLATDLETGGLRRNDDVSTLVLFLALVEWVSRHDANAPAVLRTGDVFEAPPDPFGEPVEVLFPSGRSSALSATTPRIELREAGIYRLRGSRGTKLVLANFFHPEESDIARGEPRTTRAEKKERDSSPRPERTELSWWLLASALLLLAVEWGAWRRRNPT; translated from the coding sequence ATGGGCCTCGGGAATCCGGCCGCGCTCTGGCTCGGGAGTCTCGTCGCGCTCCTCGTTCTTTTCTACTTGCTCGAGCGGCTCCGCCGGAAAGTATTGGTTCCCTCGCTCGTCCTGTGGGAACACCTCGAACCCGATCCGCTCGCCCGGCGTCGTTTTCGGCCCGACTGGCTTTTCGCCCTGCAGCTCGCCGCCCTGCTCGCCGTGGTCGGCGCCCTCGGGCGCCCCTTCTTCCGGGGAGGGGCGTCGCCGCCTGCCCCCCGCGAGATCCTCGTGCTCGACGCCTCGGCCAGCATGAAAGCGCGCGAGGGCAAAAGCACACGCTTCGAGGTGGCCAAACGCAGGGCCGCTCGGATCGTCCAGGCTTGGCCTCCTGCCGCGGAAGGCATGCTGCTGCTCGCCGGTCGCGTTCCGGAGATTCGCTCCGGCCCCACCACGGATCGCGCGGCACTTCTCCGCTCCCTGCGGGAAGCGAGTGCAGAGGACGTGCCCGGCGACCTCTCGGCGGCGGTGGCACTCGCCGCGAGGACGCGCGCACGGGCGACGGAACGGACGGAAATCCACGTTTTCACGGACCTTCCTCTCTCGAGCCTCCCGTCTTCGCTGCGGCCTCTGGTGAACCACCACCAGCTCGGAAGCGAACAGGACAACGTCGCGATCACGGGGATCGAGGTCTTTCAAGCGCCGTTCGCCCGGCCGGACGACACCCGGGTGTTCGTGGAGGTCCGGAATTTCGCCTACGAAACGCGCCACGGGTTCCTCACTCTCTCGGTTCGAGGGGAGCCCTTCTGGAAAACGGGCTTCACGCTGGCGCCGCGCGAAGCCTCCACCTTCGCCGCGCCGTCGATCCCCGGGGGAGGCATCCTCGAGGCCCGGATCGAGAGCCACGACGCGCTTCCCACCGACGACGCGGCCTACGCATGGGTGGAGCCTTCGGAGCCCCGAACGGTGCTGTTCGTCTCCGAACCCACCCCGCTCGCCCCGGAAATTCTGGCGATCGACCGGGTCCTGCCCGGGCTCTTCGTCGAGTTCGTCGCCCCCGAGGACTACCCCCGCAGAGCGCGTCTCGCACACGATGCCGCGATTTTCCACAAGGTCGTCCCCCCGAAGCTGTCCCCGGGCGCCCTCTACGTGTTTCCCTCCCGTGATACCGAGTTCTTTCGCGTGCACGGTACGGTCACGGTGACGGGCCTACCCGAGCGCGACCCGCGCCACGAACTTTCCCCCTTGCTGCCCGGTGTCCCGAGCTTCCGGTCGTCTCTCGTGACCCGAGTCGAAGCGCCACCGGACGCCCGGCCGATTTTCCGACTCCCTTCGGGGGGACAGAAGCTCCCGCTGGCATTCACCGTCCGGCGAAACCGCGAGCGCATCGCCTGCCTCGCCACGGACCTCGAGACCGGCGGACTACGGAGAAACGACGACGTCTCGACGCTCGTTCTTTTCCTGGCTCTCGTCGAGTGGGTCTCTCGCCACGACGCCAACGCCCCTGCGGTCCTCAGGACCGGGGACGTGTTCGAAGCCCCACCGGACCCCTTCGGCGAGCCCGTGGAAGTCCTCTTCCCCTCGGGACGGTCGTCGGCCCTCTCCGCCACGACTCCGCGAATCGAACTCCGCGAGGCCGGGATCTATCGGCTCCGCGGTTCTCGCGGGACGAAGCTCGTCCTCGCCAATTTCTTCCACCCCGAGGAGTCGGACATCGCTCGGGGAGAACCCCGGACGACCAGAGCCGAGAAAAAGGAACGCGACTCTTCCCCGAGACCCGAACGAACGGAGCTCTCCTGGTGGCTCCTCGCGTCGGCCTTGCTGCTTCTGGCCGTCGAGTGGGGGGCGTGGCGGCGGAGGAACCCGACGTGA